Below is a genomic region from Catenuloplanes atrovinosus.
CCGCGGCGAACGGCATGGAGATCGTCGGCGAGGAGTACACACCGCTCGGCCACACCGAGTACAGCACCGTGGTGAACAAACTCGGTCAGGCCCGCCCGGACGCGGTCTTCAACACGCTGAACGGCGACTCCAACGTGGCGTTCTTCAAGGCGCTGCGCGGCGCCGGGATCACCGCGGACGCGATGCCCACGGTCAGCGTGAGCGTGGCCGAGGAGGAGGTCGCCGGCATCGGGCCGGACAACATCGCCGGTCACCTGGTCGCCTGGAACTACTACCAGACCACGCCGGGCGCGGCGAACCAGACGTTCGTCGCCGCGTTCAAGGCCCGGTACGGCGCGAACAAGGTCACCTCCGACCCGATGGAGGCCGGCTACAACGCGGTCAAGCTGTGGGCCGCCGCGGTCGCGAAGGCCGGCACCACCGAGACCGAGGCGGTCAAGGCCGCGGCCAAGGGCATCGCGCTGGACCTGCCGGAGGGCACGGTCACGATCGACGGCGAGAACCAGCACGTGTTCAAGACCGCGCGGATCGGCCTGGTGCAGCCGGACGGCCAGATCCGGGAGGTGTGGAACTCCGGGCAGCCGATCAAGCCGGACCCGTACCTCAAGGGCTACTCCTGGGCGACCGGGCTGAGCTGATGGCCATCCTCAACCAGCTGTTCATCGGCGCGAGCATGGGCGCGGTGCTGCTGCTGATCGCGCTCGGGCTGACGTTCACGTTCGGCCAGATGGGCGTGATCAACATGGCGCACGGCGAGTTCATCATGATCGGTGCCTACACCGCGTACGTGCTGCAGGGCGTGGGTCTGCTGGTCGCGCTGCCGGTGGCGTTCCTGATCGCCGGCGCGCTGGGCGTGGTCCTGGAACGGCTGCTGATCCGCCGCTTCTACGGCCGGGCCCTGGACACGCTGCTGCTCACGTTCGGCGTCAGCCTGATCCTGCAACAGCTCGCCCGGGACATCTTCGGCGCGCCGAACGTGGGCGTCACCGCGCCCGCCTGGCTCACCGGCGGCGTCGGCCCGCTGCCGTACAGCCGGATCTTCATCCTGGTCCTGGCCCTGGCCTGCGTCGCCGCGATCGCGGTCTACCTGACCCGGATGCGGCAGGGCCGCCGGATGCGCGCGGTCATGCAGAACCGGCAGCTCGCGGCCGTCAGCGGCGTCGCCACCGAGCGGGTCGACCAGCTCACGTTCCTCCTCGGCTCCGGGCTGGCCGGCGTCGCGGGTGTGGCGCTGACGCTGATCGGGCCGGTCGGGCCGTCGCTCGGCACCTACTACATCGTGGACGCCTTTCTCATCGTGGTGGCGGGCGGGCTCGGCCGGCTGGGCGGCGCGGTGATCGCGGCGTTCGCGCTGGGCGTGCTGAACAGCTTCGTCGAGTTCTGGACCGACGCCAGCCTCGCCAAGGTGGTGGTGTTCGCCGTGATCGTCGCGTTCCTCCAGATCCGTCCGCAGGGCCTGTTCGTCCTCCGCACCCGGGCCCTGACATGAGGGCCTCCAGGTGGGGTGTGTTCCTCGTCGTCGCGCTGCTGCTCCTCGCCGCTCCGGCGCTGCTGCCCGCGTTCCGGCTGGAGCTGCTGGCCAAGTGGCTCTGCTACGCGATCGTGGCGGTCGGCATCCACCTGGCCTGGGGGCGGGGCGGCATGCTCACACTCGGCCAGGGCGTCTTCTTCGGGCTCGGCGGCTACGCCATGGGCATGCACCTCAAGCTCGCCGACGCCGGGCCCGGTGCGCTGCCCGACTTCATGGTGTGGAGCGGCGTGGAGACGCTGCCCGCGCTCTGGGCGCCGTTCCGCGACCCGGTCTTCGCGCTGGCCATGGTGGTCGTGCTGC
It encodes:
- the urtA gene encoding urea ABC transporter substrate-binding protein; this encodes MSRGLRSPFVALGLAVALAVTAGCVGEAPSGGAASGDTIKVGVLHSLSGTMAISEVTVRDAELLAIEEINAAGGVLGKKLEPVVEDGASDWPTFAEKAQKLISQDRVATVFGGWTSASRKAMLPVFERNRALLWYPVQYEGLESSPYIFYTGATTNQQIVPGLDYLREQGKKKVFLVGSDYVFPRTANKIIKAYAAANGMEIVGEEYTPLGHTEYSTVVNKLGQARPDAVFNTLNGDSNVAFFKALRGAGITADAMPTVSVSVAEEEVAGIGPDNIAGHLVAWNYYQTTPGAANQTFVAAFKARYGANKVTSDPMEAGYNAVKLWAAAVAKAGTTETEAVKAAAKGIALDLPEGTVTIDGENQHVFKTARIGLVQPDGQIREVWNSGQPIKPDPYLKGYSWATGLS
- the urtB gene encoding urea ABC transporter permease subunit UrtB, giving the protein MAILNQLFIGASMGAVLLLIALGLTFTFGQMGVINMAHGEFIMIGAYTAYVLQGVGLLVALPVAFLIAGALGVVLERLLIRRFYGRALDTLLLTFGVSLILQQLARDIFGAPNVGVTAPAWLTGGVGPLPYSRIFILVLALACVAAIAVYLTRMRQGRRMRAVMQNRQLAAVSGVATERVDQLTFLLGSGLAGVAGVALTLIGPVGPSLGTYYIVDAFLIVVAGGLGRLGGAVIAAFALGVLNSFVEFWTDASLAKVVVFAVIVAFLQIRPQGLFVLRTRALT